A genome region from Microbacterium terricola includes the following:
- the trpC gene encoding indole-3-glycerol phosphate synthase TrpC: protein MLADLTAGAVEDAQQRAVTRPLAEVERAALSRQPARDALAALAPADRVKIIAEVKRASPSRGDLASIPDPAHQASLYEQGGASAISVLTEGRRFKGSLADLEAVTTAVSLPVLRKDFIATPYQVLEARASGADLVLLIVAALEQPLLAELHALVLELGMTPLVETHSADEVSRAADIGARLVGVNARDLSTFELDRDLFGRVADRIPADAIKVAESAVLAPADVAHYRAAGADVVLIGEALVTGDPVATLGAFLAAGAPTEGESA, encoded by the coding sequence GTGCTCGCCGACCTCACGGCCGGCGCGGTGGAGGATGCGCAGCAGCGCGCCGTCACGCGTCCTCTCGCCGAGGTCGAGCGCGCCGCGCTCTCCCGGCAGCCCGCCCGTGACGCCCTCGCCGCGCTCGCCCCGGCCGACCGGGTGAAGATCATCGCCGAGGTCAAGCGCGCGAGCCCCTCGCGCGGCGACCTGGCCAGCATCCCCGATCCTGCGCACCAGGCGAGCCTGTACGAGCAGGGTGGCGCCAGCGCCATCTCGGTCCTCACCGAGGGCCGCCGGTTCAAGGGCAGCCTCGCCGACCTCGAGGCGGTCACGACGGCCGTGTCGCTGCCGGTGCTGCGCAAGGACTTCATCGCCACGCCCTACCAGGTGCTCGAAGCCCGGGCCTCCGGCGCCGATCTGGTGCTGCTGATCGTGGCCGCCCTCGAGCAGCCGCTGCTCGCCGAGCTGCACGCCCTGGTGCTCGAACTGGGGATGACGCCGCTGGTCGAGACGCACTCGGCCGACGAGGTGTCGCGTGCCGCTGACATCGGCGCCCGTCTGGTCGGGGTGAACGCCCGCGACCTGTCCACCTTCGAGCTCGACCGCGACCTGTTCGGGCGGGTGGCCGACCGCATCCCCGCCGACGCGATCAAGGTCGCCGAATCGGCCGTCCTCGCTCCTGCAGATGTCGCGCATTACCGCGCCGCGGGCGCAGACGTCGTGCTGATCGGCGAGGCGCTCGTCACTGGCGACCCCGTCGCCACGCTCGGCGCCTTCCTCGCCGCCGGCGCGCCTACCGAGGGGGAGTCCGCATGA
- a CDS encoding DUF6704 family protein — MSSNPIGDPGHGHSPAAWTAVVIMLVAVALGTLFFFLDLPVLVWASAGLLVIGLLAGAALAKAGYGANGPKYASKEH, encoded by the coding sequence ATGAGCAGCAACCCCATCGGCGACCCTGGCCACGGTCACTCCCCGGCGGCATGGACCGCAGTGGTGATCATGCTGGTCGCCGTCGCCCTCGGCACGCTCTTCTTCTTCCTCGACCTTCCCGTCCTCGTCTGGGCCTCCGCCGGCCTGCTCGTCATCGGGCTCCTCGCGGGTGCGGCGCTGGCGAAGGCCGGCTACGGCGCCAACGGCCCGAAGTACGCGTCGAAAGAGCACTGA
- a CDS encoding carboxypeptidase-like regulatory domain-containing protein has protein sequence MFVGFGIAAPAYAAGAVTSSPTPTISAAKKAATLRFTAAPVPRIKGSAKAGNTLTAVHGTWRPTPTFSYQWKRNGKAISGAKSKTYKARAADVGKKITVTVTGRKSGYTRTSRTSAARNVVQATGTITGTVVNTAGQPLNSATVQLAYLTTTGGYTEVARVVTGSAGTFTFTNVTPGYYYNLYVSRSGYLSGYAYGSPGLIEAGAKYVWNPVLSAAPAATATASGCFDQNTIKYSHGTSNILALRSIDGATWTEGGQLQRDWQGCFSATVTSGYYWKFRMTVLIGSIVAVAESDPHYFTAGENYSYPSIIYFE, from the coding sequence ATGTTCGTGGGGTTCGGGATCGCGGCGCCCGCCTATGCTGCCGGCGCGGTCACGTCCTCACCCACGCCGACGATCAGCGCGGCCAAGAAGGCGGCGACGCTCCGATTCACTGCCGCTCCTGTCCCGAGGATCAAGGGCAGTGCGAAAGCAGGGAACACTCTCACCGCCGTGCACGGCACGTGGAGACCCACGCCCACCTTCTCGTACCAATGGAAGCGCAACGGCAAGGCGATCTCCGGCGCCAAGTCCAAGACGTACAAGGCGCGCGCAGCAGATGTCGGCAAGAAGATCACCGTCACCGTCACCGGCCGCAAGTCCGGCTACACCAGGACCTCGCGGACCTCGGCGGCCCGCAACGTCGTGCAGGCCACCGGGACGATCACCGGCACCGTCGTGAACACCGCGGGACAGCCGCTCAACTCAGCCACAGTGCAACTCGCGTACCTCACCACCACCGGCGGCTACACCGAAGTCGCGCGGGTGGTCACCGGATCCGCCGGCACGTTCACGTTCACGAACGTCACTCCGGGGTACTACTACAACCTCTACGTCTCCCGTTCGGGGTACCTGTCGGGTTACGCCTATGGATCGCCCGGACTCATCGAGGCAGGGGCGAAGTACGTCTGGAATCCCGTGCTGAGCGCGGCGCCCGCCGCCACCGCGACCGCTTCGGGATGCTTCGATCAGAACACGATCAAGTACTCCCACGGCACGAGCAACATCCTCGCGTTGAGGTCGATAGACGGGGCCACCTGGACCGAGGGTGGACAGCTGCAGCGGGACTGGCAGGGGTGCTTCTCCGCGACCGTCACCTCCGGCTACTACTGGAAGTTCCGGATGACCGTCCTCATCGGGTCGATCGTCGCGGTCGCGGAATCCGACCCTCACTACTTCACCGCCGGTGAGAACTACAGCTATCCCTCAATCATCTATTTCGAGTGA
- a CDS encoding Trp biosynthesis-associated membrane protein, whose protein sequence is MIARARSLAVIALVAVGALGVISSTQTWLTVTLSDGAQHELTVPGASAIPVLAPLSLAVLALGAALSIVGRVLAHVFGALAVVLGGVLAVLTWQVAFQQPIGAVTSVVTEATGIAGADAVGELVAGIVPTPWPAVTLVGWVVLVAAGVLIVATAHRWRRGGRRYRTDAPAEAPAAASGSRPHDAIDDWDDLSRGDDPTAT, encoded by the coding sequence GTGATCGCCCGCGCCCGCTCGCTCGCCGTGATCGCGCTCGTCGCCGTCGGGGCGCTGGGCGTCATCTCCTCGACGCAGACCTGGCTGACCGTGACCCTCAGCGACGGCGCCCAGCACGAGCTGACCGTGCCCGGCGCCTCGGCGATCCCCGTGCTCGCACCGCTGAGCCTGGCGGTCCTCGCCCTCGGCGCCGCGCTGTCGATCGTCGGGCGGGTGCTCGCGCACGTGTTCGGCGCCCTCGCCGTCGTGCTCGGCGGGGTGCTCGCGGTGCTGACGTGGCAGGTCGCCTTCCAGCAGCCGATCGGAGCCGTGACGAGCGTCGTGACCGAGGCGACCGGCATCGCCGGGGCCGACGCGGTCGGCGAGCTCGTCGCCGGCATCGTCCCGACCCCGTGGCCAGCGGTCACGCTGGTCGGCTGGGTGGTGCTCGTCGCCGCAGGAGTCCTCATCGTCGCCACCGCACACCGCTGGCGGCGCGGCGGGCGGCGCTACCGCACCGACGCACCGGCCGAGGCACCCGCTGCGGCATCGGGTTCCCGCCCGCACGACGCCATCGACGACTGGGACGACCTGTCGCGCGGCGACGATCCCACGGCCACGTAG
- the hisI gene encoding phosphoribosyl-AMP cyclohydrolase, translating into MADAAPDPESVEDRIARVAFNRDGLVAAVIQQWDSLEVLMLGWMDAEALRRTLTTGRVTFWSRSRQEYWRKGDTSGHIQLVRGARLDCDGDTILVTVDQVGAACHTGTRTCFDADDLGPQVADLGRDATA; encoded by the coding sequence ATGGCTGACGCCGCCCCTGACCCCGAGTCCGTCGAAGACCGCATCGCCCGGGTCGCCTTCAACCGCGACGGGCTCGTCGCGGCCGTCATCCAGCAGTGGGACAGCCTCGAGGTGCTCATGCTCGGGTGGATGGATGCGGAGGCGCTGCGTCGCACGCTGACGACCGGCCGGGTCACCTTCTGGTCGCGCTCGCGTCAGGAGTACTGGCGCAAGGGCGACACCTCCGGCCACATCCAGCTGGTGCGCGGCGCTCGCCTCGACTGCGACGGCGACACGATCCTCGTCACGGTGGATCAGGTCGGCGCCGCGTGTCACACGGGAACCCGGACGTGCTTCGACGCCGACGACCTCGGACCGCAGGTCGCCGACCTCGGGCGGGACGCGACGGCGTGA
- the hisF gene encoding imidazole glycerol phosphate synthase subunit HisF — protein MSLACRVIPCLDVAAGRVVKGVNFENLRDMGDPVELAREYFRQGADEITFLDVTATVDERATTYDVVRRTAEEVFIPLTVGGGVRTVDDVARLLAVGADKIGVNSAAIARPDLLDEIADRFGAQVLVLSLDVKRASAELRDRVPSGFVVTTHGGRTETELDALEWAREATERGAGELLVNSIDADGTREGFDLELISLMREVSSVPVIASGGAGEVGHFAPAVGAGADAVLAASVFHSGQLTVGDVKSAMADAGIEVR, from the coding sequence ATGTCGCTCGCCTGCCGCGTCATCCCGTGCCTCGACGTCGCCGCCGGCCGCGTCGTGAAGGGCGTGAACTTCGAGAACCTGCGCGACATGGGCGATCCGGTCGAACTCGCCCGCGAGTACTTCCGGCAGGGCGCAGACGAGATCACCTTCCTCGACGTCACCGCGACGGTCGACGAGCGGGCGACCACGTACGACGTGGTCCGCCGCACGGCCGAGGAGGTCTTCATCCCGCTGACCGTGGGCGGGGGAGTGCGCACGGTCGACGACGTCGCCCGGCTGCTGGCGGTGGGTGCAGACAAGATCGGCGTGAACTCGGCGGCGATCGCGCGTCCCGACCTGCTCGACGAGATCGCCGACCGCTTCGGCGCCCAGGTGCTCGTCCTCTCCCTCGACGTCAAGCGCGCGTCAGCGGAGCTCCGCGACCGCGTCCCGTCCGGTTTCGTCGTGACCACCCACGGCGGACGCACCGAGACCGAGCTCGACGCGCTGGAGTGGGCCCGCGAGGCCACCGAGCGCGGCGCGGGGGAGCTGCTGGTCAACTCCATCGACGCCGACGGCACCCGCGAGGGCTTCGACCTCGAGCTGATCTCGCTCATGCGCGAGGTCTCCAGCGTCCCGGTGATCGCCTCCGGCGGCGCCGGCGAGGTGGGCCACTTCGCCCCCGCGGTCGGTGCCGGCGCGGACGCGGTGCTGGCAGCATCCGTCTTCCACTCCGGCCAGCTGACGGTCGGCGACGTGAAGTCGGCCATGGCCGATGCCGGGATCGAGGTGCGCTGA
- the hisG gene encoding ATP phosphoribosyltransferase produces MLRIAVPNKGSLAETAHDMLAEAGYTGRRDPKDLHVIDPANDVEFFYLRPKDIATYVGSGALDVGITGRDLLLDARMPGAREIEALGFGGSTFRFAGPPGAFTDISDLQGVRVATAYPGLVDAYLDELGIAADLVPLDGAVESAVQLGVADAVADVVSTGTTLKQAGLEIFGPVLLQSEAVLITGQTDVDGTDTLLRRLRGVMVARQYVLVDYDLPVALVDQAVAIAPGIESPTISPLRDAEWVAVRVMVPRRGVNQVMDDLYAIGARAILVSAIHNARL; encoded by the coding sequence ATGCTGCGAATCGCCGTGCCGAACAAGGGATCGCTCGCCGAGACCGCCCACGACATGCTCGCCGAAGCCGGCTACACCGGCCGCCGCGACCCGAAGGACCTGCACGTCATCGACCCGGCCAACGACGTCGAGTTCTTCTACCTGCGGCCGAAGGACATCGCCACGTATGTCGGGTCCGGCGCGCTGGATGTGGGCATCACCGGCCGCGATCTGCTGCTGGACGCGCGGATGCCGGGTGCCCGCGAGATCGAGGCGCTCGGCTTCGGCGGATCGACCTTCCGCTTCGCGGGCCCTCCTGGCGCGTTCACCGACATCTCCGACCTCCAGGGCGTGCGGGTCGCCACCGCCTACCCCGGTCTGGTCGACGCGTACCTCGATGAGCTGGGCATCGCGGCGGATCTCGTGCCGCTGGACGGCGCCGTCGAGTCGGCGGTCCAGCTCGGAGTGGCGGATGCCGTCGCCGACGTCGTCTCGACCGGCACCACCCTGAAGCAGGCCGGGCTCGAGATCTTCGGACCCGTCCTGCTGCAGTCCGAAGCGGTCCTGATCACCGGGCAGACCGACGTCGACGGCACGGACACCCTTCTCCGGCGCCTCCGCGGCGTCATGGTCGCGCGGCAGTACGTGCTCGTCGACTACGACCTGCCCGTCGCGCTGGTCGACCAGGCGGTCGCCATCGCACCCGGCATCGAGTCGCCCACGATCTCGCCGCTGCGCGACGCCGAGTGGGTCGCCGTGCGGGTCATGGTGCCGCGCAGGGGCGTCAATCAGGTGATGGACGACCTGTACGCCATCGGCGCGCGCGCGATCCTGGTCAGCGCAATCCACAACGCGAGGCTCTGA
- a CDS encoding phosphoribosyl-ATP diphosphatase, producing the protein MKTFDSLFAELTATAATRPEGSGTVAQLDAGVHAIGKKVVEEAAEVWMAAEFQSNDEAAEEISQLLYHLQVMMLAKGLTLEDVYRHL; encoded by the coding sequence GTGAAGACGTTCGACTCGCTGTTCGCCGAGCTCACCGCCACCGCGGCCACGCGCCCGGAAGGATCGGGGACCGTCGCTCAGCTCGACGCGGGCGTGCACGCGATCGGCAAGAAGGTCGTCGAAGAGGCCGCCGAGGTGTGGATGGCCGCGGAGTTCCAGTCGAACGACGAGGCCGCCGAGGAGATCTCGCAGCTGCTCTACCACCTCCAGGTGATGATGCTCGCGAAGGGCCTGACCCTCGAGGATGTCTACCGACATCTGTGA